Proteins from a single region of Mytilus trossulus isolate FHL-02 chromosome 2, PNRI_Mtr1.1.1.hap1, whole genome shotgun sequence:
- the LOC134706360 gene encoding uncharacterized protein LOC134706360, with amino-acid sequence MIRGNKSSTPSIIGTVTVFLILLFIYLNYTSSSEAQLSMKSLTPLYPYTRRKLIKHIDFKPETFKQTVDPNFDFRQTTQELIHQQSSMYDKEMISIIRNYIIHQPTLEGYRLDNKDLFDVSGGQSAAVDNILRFKEDGFYVECCTTDGEKDSTSLFFERVRKWNGLVITPEPEKFTALQMKHRKAAIMNSCLSDSEHPVKKMVTVKDKQTEIHCFPLYSIMAALEKRSIDLLALDVGGIDELSIVKAIPFNKINIDVLTVRFQGEIRHYKSEIQLYLESIGYDTVLKLVKEDDDSVHHLILKRRGSWITSIVFCVILTSVVSLFIYLYCKKRKSTISLGS; translated from the exons ATGATAAGAGGCAATAAATCCAGCACGCCTTCAATAATAGGAACAGTTACAGTCTTCCTtatccttttatttatatacctaAATTATACATCATCCAGTGAAGCTCAGCTTAGTATGAAATCACTAACGCCATTATATCCATACACCAGACGGAAACTGATTAAACACATAGATTTTAAACCAGAGACATTCAAACAAACAGTTGATCCAAACTTTGATTTTAGACAAACAACACAAGAACTGATTCATCAACAGTCTTCCATGTATGATAAAGAAATGATATCTATTATTAGAAATTACATCATTCATCAGCCAACTCTGGAAGGGTATAGACTAGataataaagatttgtttgatgtttCTGGTGGTCAGTCGGCTGCAGTGGACAATATCTTAAGATTTAAG GAGGATGGATTTTATGTTGAATGTTGTACTACAGATGGTGAAAAAGATTCAACATCATTATTTTTTGAACGAGTGCGGAAGTGGAATGGATTAGTTATTACACCAGAACCAGAAAAGTTCACAGCTCTTCAAATGAAACACAGAAAAGCTGCCATCATGAACAGTTGTTTAAGTGATTCTGAACATCCAGTTAAG AAAATGGTCACTgtgaaagacaaacagacagaaaTCCATTGTTTCCCATTGTATTCCATAATGGCAGCACTTGAGAAGAGGTCAATTGATTTATTGGCCTTAGATGTTGGTGGAATAGATGAGTTATCTATAGTAAAAGCCATTCCattcaacaaaataaacattgacGTACTGACAGTGAGATTCCAAGGAGAAATCCGACATTATAAATCTGAAATCCAACTGTATTTGGAGAGTATTGGCTATGATACTGTTTTAAAGTTAGTGAAAGAGGACGATGATTCAGTGCATCATTTGATACTAAAAAGGAGAGGGTCCTGGATTACATCAattgttttttgtgttattttgacGTCTGTTGTtagtctatttatatatttatattgtaagaAGAGGAAATCAACAATCTCATTAGgatcttaa
- the LOC134706361 gene encoding uncharacterized protein LOC134706361 gives MIWWLKILICTCIHSILFSLITGLECECSTYECLSERRRTCTASHSCYSQMTNDIVERGCIDRKTPLLCENQRPNKKKIAKLMAGWPVLHCCRDKDFCNKGVVPTAPPQNKDLPGLTSEEDTHDYVDEHPIETITEKTNCPQSVLNSGNGNSGMINPIYIAVPVAGLCVLLALIIFAMYLLRRRGDYYERYPYPPVVTIPRHHVSCKDSKCAPSCKLNRCTDSERSSSGSETKLFL, from the exons GTTTAGAATGTGAATGTTCAACGTATGAATGTTTGTCGGAGAGAAGGAGAACATGTACAGCTAGTCATTCGTGTTATAGTCAAATGACCAATGATATTGTAGAGAGAGGATGTATAGATAGAAAAACACCATTACTGTGTGAAAATCAACGTCCAAACAAGAAGAAGATAGCTAAACTAATGGCTGGTTGGCCTGTATTACATTGTTGTCGTGACAAAGACTTTTGTAATAAAGGTGTTGTACCAACGGCACCTCCCCAAAATAAAG atCTTCCAGGTTTGACATCAGAAGAAGATACACACGATTATGTGGATGAACATCCAATAGAGACAATAACAGAGAAGACAAACTGTCCTCAATCAGTTTTAAATTCCGGAAACGGAAACTCCGGGATGATAAATCCTATCTACATTGCAGTTCCAGTTGCAGGACTGTGTGTACTTCTAGCCCTCATTATATTTGCGATGTATCTGTTACGGCGGAGAGGAGACTATTATGAACGATATCCTTATCCTCCAGTTGTGACAATTCCACGTCATCATGTTAGTTGCAAAGACTCAAAATGTGCGCCATCATGTAAACTAAACCGATGTACAGACAGTGAACGATCTTCTTCCGGAAGTgaaactaaattatttttataa